The following proteins are encoded in a genomic region of Candidatus Methylomirabilota bacterium:
- a CDS encoding MFS transporter, with translation MTALRQFLAQSRAVQVLLVNELTIFLSFYMLYPYLAVYFRETLGFSAWMVGLVLGIRVLSQQGLNVIGGTLADRLGYKPLIIAGLTLRAAGFALFGFVDSLTGTLVAAILTGLAGALFGPALRAYLATESPGRRAEVFALANLAGQIGTLLGPPVGVALLAFSFRLVCVAAGVIFLGLMLLQFRYLPRRVDLLAEGPRPVLRDWSEVLANRGFLLFAAVMLAYSVLLSQMYLTLPLEARRATGSDMAVGSLFVLSSILAIVGQVRVTAWCEARYRPPEAVALGLALMTVGFAAPLVSALAGYVEPGGRAAPTLGGLGPTLVAMTFLTLGAMVASPFAMAMVPRFGRDRLIATYFGFYAMAGGIGSTLGNALVGAALDAQSRPGLVGLPWGFMLALGAGAVVTLRHLDRRGLLT, from the coding sequence GTGACCGCGCTCCGGCAGTTCCTCGCGCAGAGCCGCGCCGTCCAGGTCCTCCTCGTCAACGAGCTCACGATCTTCCTCTCGTTCTACATGCTCTACCCCTACCTCGCCGTCTATTTCCGCGAGACGCTCGGCTTCTCGGCGTGGATGGTCGGGCTCGTCCTCGGCATCCGCGTGCTGAGCCAGCAGGGTCTGAACGTCATCGGCGGCACGCTCGCCGATCGCCTCGGCTACAAGCCCCTGATCATCGCGGGCCTCACGCTCCGCGCGGCGGGCTTCGCGCTCTTTGGCTTCGTGGACTCGCTGACCGGCACGTTGGTCGCGGCGATCCTGACCGGCCTCGCCGGCGCGCTCTTCGGCCCCGCCCTGCGCGCCTACCTCGCCACGGAGTCGCCGGGCCGCCGCGCCGAGGTGTTCGCCCTCGCCAATCTCGCCGGTCAGATCGGCACGCTGCTGGGCCCGCCGGTGGGCGTGGCGCTGCTGGCCTTCTCGTTCCGGCTGGTCTGCGTGGCCGCGGGCGTGATCTTCCTGGGATTGATGCTGCTGCAGTTCCGCTATCTCCCGCGCCGCGTGGATCTCCTCGCCGAGGGACCCCGCCCCGTGCTGCGCGACTGGAGCGAGGTGCTGGCCAATCGCGGGTTTCTCCTCTTCGCGGCGGTGATGCTGGCCTATTCGGTGCTGCTGAGCCAGATGTACCTCACGCTCCCACTGGAGGCGCGGCGCGCCACCGGCAGCGACATGGCCGTCGGCTCGCTGTTCGTGCTCTCCTCCATCCTCGCCATCGTGGGTCAGGTGCGTGTCACCGCGTGGTGCGAGGCGCGCTACCGCCCGCCCGAAGCGGTGGCGCTGGGGCTGGCGCTGATGACGGTGGGCTTCGCCGCGCCCCTGGTCTCCGCGCTCGCGGGCTACGTCGAGCCGGGCGGCCGGGCGGCGCCCACGCTGGGAGGCCTCGGCCCCACGCTCGTGGCGATGACGTTCCTCACCCTGGGTGCCATGGTGGCGAGCCCGTTCGCGATGGCCATGGTCCCGCGCTTCGGTCGCGACCGGCTCATCGCGACCTACTTCGGCTTCTACGCGATGGCCGGCGGTATCGGCAGCACGCTGGGCAATGCGCTGGTGGGCGCGGCGCTGGATGCGCAGTCACGGCCGGGGCTGGTCGGCCTGCCGTGGGGCTTCATGCTGGCGTTGGGCGCGGGGGCGGTGGTGACGTTGCGACATCTCGACCGCCGCGGGCTCCTCACCTGA
- a CDS encoding histidine phosphatase family protein: protein MLLVRHGRTPTTGSVLPGRAPGLHLAEDGKKEAAATADRIAALKAVAAVYASPLERAQETADIIAARRGLVVLTEPGLLECDIGDWTGWEIAKAAKTPEWATVQRYPSGFRFPGGESFVEIQTRMTTTIAALVARHPGDTVVAVSHADPIKTAVAHALGTPLDLFQRIMIATASISAIAYGRTGPAVLTVNFTGGELASLVG, encoded by the coding sequence GTGCTGCTGGTGCGCCACGGCCGCACGCCCACGACGGGCTCGGTGCTGCCGGGGCGCGCACCCGGCCTGCATCTCGCCGAAGACGGCAAGAAGGAAGCGGCCGCGACGGCGGACCGCATCGCCGCCCTCAAGGCGGTGGCTGCGGTCTATGCGTCGCCGCTCGAGCGCGCGCAGGAGACGGCCGACATCATCGCGGCGCGGCGGGGGCTCGTCGTGCTCACCGAGCCCGGCCTGCTCGAATGTGACATCGGCGACTGGACGGGCTGGGAGATTGCGAAGGCCGCGAAAACGCCGGAGTGGGCCACAGTGCAGCGCTATCCGAGTGGCTTTCGCTTCCCCGGCGGCGAGTCGTTCGTGGAGATCCAGACGCGCATGACGACGACAATCGCCGCCCTCGTGGCGCGGCATCCGGGCGACACGGTGGTCGCGGTGTCCCACGCCGACCCCATCAAGACTGCGGTGGCGCACGCCCTCGGTACGCCACTTGACCTCTTCCAGCGCATCATGATCGCCACCGCTTCGATCAGCGCAATCGCCTACGGGCGCACCGGCCCCGCCGTGCTCACGGTGAACTTCACCGGCGGTGAGCTCGCCAGCTTGGTGGGCTGA
- a CDS encoding DUF3090 family protein: MASASYDFEAPDFFTTGTVGPSGRRVFYLQAREGGRVVTLKLEKEQIGALGEYLAKLLADLPKPGPLPTDMALLEPVQEAWVVGSLGVAYDESADRILIVAEELTEEAEDDEEEEEEGEEAVETEAEPEGAAEAVEEASDTAKARFRLTRPQAAAFVERARALVQAGRPICRTCGLPIDPDGHPCPGTNGHVRH; encoded by the coding sequence ATGGCCTCCGCCTCCTACGACTTCGAGGCGCCCGACTTCTTCACCACCGGCACGGTGGGCCCCTCGGGCCGCCGCGTGTTCTATCTCCAGGCGCGCGAGGGCGGCCGCGTGGTCACGCTCAAGCTCGAGAAGGAGCAGATCGGCGCGCTGGGGGAGTATCTTGCCAAGCTGCTCGCGGATCTGCCCAAGCCGGGCCCACTGCCGACGGACATGGCGCTGCTCGAGCCGGTGCAGGAGGCGTGGGTGGTCGGCTCGCTCGGCGTGGCCTACGACGAGAGCGCGGACCGCATCCTCATCGTCGCCGAGGAGCTGACGGAGGAAGCGGAGGACGACGAGGAGGAAGAAGAAGAGGGCGAGGAGGCGGTGGAGACCGAGGCGGAGCCCGAGGGCGCGGCGGAAGCCGTGGAGGAGGCCTCGGACACCGCCAAGGCGCGCTTCCGCCTCACGCGCCCCCAGGCCGCGGCCTTCGTGGAGCGCGCCCGTGCCCTCGTGCAGGCGGGGCGGCCCATCTGCCGCACGTGCGGCCTACCTATCGATCCCGACGGCCATCCATGCCCGGGCACCAACGGGCACGTCCGCCACTGA
- a CDS encoding SCO1664 family protein, producing MSPGPTALDLLSRGTIEVKGRMPGASNVTLLVECALGKDTALAIYKPRRGERRLWDFPPGLWKRELAAYLLSEALGWGIVPLTVSRDGPHGEGSLQLFVHADFEQHYFSLMEDAAHHHTLRRICLFDLLTNNADRKSGHCLLGPEGRIFAIDNGLILHVDPKLRTVIWDFAGEPIPAPLLADLKRLIKEGLPGPLGNLVIPEECQALLARARALTRMAAFPADPSGMRYPWPLV from the coding sequence ATGTCCCCGGGGCCCACGGCCCTCGACCTCCTGAGCCGCGGCACCATCGAGGTCAAGGGGCGCATGCCCGGCGCGTCGAACGTGACGCTCCTCGTGGAGTGCGCGCTCGGCAAGGACACCGCGCTCGCCATCTACAAGCCGCGGCGGGGCGAGCGCCGGCTCTGGGACTTTCCGCCGGGCCTCTGGAAGCGCGAGCTGGCGGCCTATCTCCTCTCGGAGGCGCTCGGCTGGGGGATCGTGCCGCTCACGGTTTCGCGCGACGGGCCGCACGGTGAAGGGTCGCTTCAGCTCTTCGTCCACGCCGACTTCGAGCAGCACTACTTCAGCCTGATGGAGGACGCGGCGCACCACCACACGCTCCGCCGCATCTGTCTCTTCGACCTCCTCACCAACAATGCCGACCGCAAGAGCGGCCATTGCCTCCTCGGGCCGGAGGGGCGCATTTTCGCCATCGACAACGGGCTGATCCTCCACGTGGATCCCAAGCTCCGCACCGTGATCTGGGACTTCGCGGGCGAGCCGATTCCCGCGCCGCTCCTGGCCGATCTCAAGCGCCTGATCAAGGAGGGGCTTCCGGGGCCGCTCGGCAATCTCGTGATCCCGGAGGAGTGCCAGGCGCTGCTCGCTCGCGCCCGCGCCCTGACGAGGATGGCGGCGTTCCCCGCCGACCCCTCCGGCATGCGGTATCCCTGGCCGCTCGTCTAG